A part of Gallus gallus isolate bGalGal1 chromosome 26, bGalGal1.mat.broiler.GRCg7b, whole genome shotgun sequence genomic DNA contains:
- the TEAD3 gene encoding transcriptional enhancer factor TEF-5 isoform X2: protein MDKSLDNDAEGVWSPDIEQSFQEALAIYPPCGRRKIILSDEGKMYGRNELIARYIKLRTGKTRTRKQVSSHIQVLARKKVREYQVGIKAMNLDQVSKDKALQSMASMSSAQIVSASVLQNKLSPPPPLPQAVFSAAPRFWSGPIPGQPGPSQDIKPFAQPAYPIQPPMPPSLASYEPLAPLPPAASAVPVWQDRTIASAKLRLLEYSAFMEVPRDAETYSKHLFVHIGQTNPSYSDPLLEAVDIRQIYDKFPEKKGGLKELYERGPQNSFFLVKFWADLNSTIQDGPGTFYGVSSQYSSAENMTITVSTKVCSFGKQVVEKVETEYARLENSRFVYRIHRSPMCEYMINFIHKLKHLPEKYMMNSVLENFTILQVVTNRDTQETLLCIAFVFEVSTSEHGAQHHVYKLVKD, encoded by the exons ATGGACAAGAGCCTGGACAATGACGCCGAGGGAGTGTGGAGCCCGGACATTGAGCAGAGCTTCCAGGAGGCTCTGGCAATCTACCCCCCCTGCGGCCGGCGGAAGATCATCCTCTCGGATGAAGGCAAGATGTACG GTCGTAACGAACTGATTGCGCGCTACATCAAGCTGCGGACAGGGAAGACACGGACAAGGAAGCAG GTGTCCAGCCACATCCAGGTTCTAGCTCGGAAGAAGGTGCGGGAGTACCAGGTTGGCATCAAG GCCATGAACTTG GACCAAGTCTCCAAAGACAAGGCTTTGCAGAGCATGGCGTCCATGTCTTCTGCTCAGATTGTGTCGGCCAGCGTCCTACAGAACAAGCTCagcccccctcctcctcttcctcaggcCGTCTTTTCTGCTGCCCCCAGG TTTTGGAGTGGGCCGATCCCAGGACAGCCTGGACCCTCTCAGGA cattaaaCCATTTGCACAACCAGCTTACCCCATCCAGCCACCCATGCCTCCATCACTAGCCA GTTATGAGCCCTTGGCCCCACTGCCACCAGCTGCCTCAGCCGTGCCGGTCTGGCAGGACCGCACCATCGCCTCTGCCAAGCTGCGGCTCCTCGAGTACTCTGCCTTCATGGAGGTGCCGCGGGATGCCGAAACG TATAGCAAACACCTCTTCGTGCACATCGGGCAGACGAATCCCTCGTACAGTGACCctctgctggaggctgtggacATCCGCCAGATCTATGACAAGTTCCCTGAGAAGAAGGGTGGCCTCAAGGAGCTCTATGAGCGTGGGCCCCAGAACTCCTTCTTCCTCGTCAAGTTTTGG gcGGATCTGAACAGCACAATCCAGGATGGGCCAGGGACTTTCTATGGTGTCAGCAGTCAATACAGCAGCGCAGAGAACATGACCATCACAGTGTCCACCAAGGTGTGCTCCTTTGGGAAGCAGGTTGTGGAGAAGGTGgag ACAGAGTATGCACGGTTGGAGAACAGCCGCTTTGTCTACCGCATTCACCGCTCCCCCATGTGCGAATACATGATTAACTTCATccacaaactgaagcatctCCCGGAGAAGTACATGATGAACAGCGTCCTGGAGAATTTCACCATCCTGCAG GTTGTTACCAACAGGGATACCCAGGAAACCCTGCTCTGCATCGCCTTCGTGTTTGAGGTGTCCACCAGCGAGCACGGTGCCCAGCATCATGTCTACAAGTTGGTGAAGGACTAG
- the TEAD3 gene encoding transcriptional enhancer factor TEF-5 isoform X1, protein MDKSLDNDAEGVWSPDIEQSFQEALAIYPPCGRRKIILSDEGKMYGRNELIARYIKLRTGKTRTRKQVSSHIQVLARKKVREYQVGIKVSSHLQVLARRKSREIQSKLKAMNLDQVSKDKALQSMASMSSAQIVSASVLQNKLSPPPPLPQAVFSAAPRFWSGPIPGQPGPSQDIKPFAQPAYPIQPPMPPSLASYEPLAPLPPAASAVPVWQDRTIASAKLRLLEYSAFMEVPRDAETYSKHLFVHIGQTNPSYSDPLLEAVDIRQIYDKFPEKKGGLKELYERGPQNSFFLVKFWADLNSTIQDGPGTFYGVSSQYSSAENMTITVSTKVCSFGKQVVEKVETEYARLENSRFVYRIHRSPMCEYMINFIHKLKHLPEKYMMNSVLENFTILQVVTNRDTQETLLCIAFVFEVSTSEHGAQHHVYKLVKD, encoded by the exons ATGGACAAGAGCCTGGACAATGACGCCGAGGGAGTGTGGAGCCCGGACATTGAGCAGAGCTTCCAGGAGGCTCTGGCAATCTACCCCCCCTGCGGCCGGCGGAAGATCATCCTCTCGGATGAAGGCAAGATGTACG GTCGTAACGAACTGATTGCGCGCTACATCAAGCTGCGGACAGGGAAGACACGGACAAGGAAGCAG GTGTCCAGCCACATCCAGGTTCTAGCTCGGAAGAAGGTGCGGGAGTACCAGGTTGGCATCAAG GTCTCTAGCCACTTGCAGGTTCTTGCCCGACGGAAATCTCGGGAGATTCAGTCCAAGCTGAAG GCCATGAACTTG GACCAAGTCTCCAAAGACAAGGCTTTGCAGAGCATGGCGTCCATGTCTTCTGCTCAGATTGTGTCGGCCAGCGTCCTACAGAACAAGCTCagcccccctcctcctcttcctcaggcCGTCTTTTCTGCTGCCCCCAGG TTTTGGAGTGGGCCGATCCCAGGACAGCCTGGACCCTCTCAGGA cattaaaCCATTTGCACAACCAGCTTACCCCATCCAGCCACCCATGCCTCCATCACTAGCCA GTTATGAGCCCTTGGCCCCACTGCCACCAGCTGCCTCAGCCGTGCCGGTCTGGCAGGACCGCACCATCGCCTCTGCCAAGCTGCGGCTCCTCGAGTACTCTGCCTTCATGGAGGTGCCGCGGGATGCCGAAACG TATAGCAAACACCTCTTCGTGCACATCGGGCAGACGAATCCCTCGTACAGTGACCctctgctggaggctgtggacATCCGCCAGATCTATGACAAGTTCCCTGAGAAGAAGGGTGGCCTCAAGGAGCTCTATGAGCGTGGGCCCCAGAACTCCTTCTTCCTCGTCAAGTTTTGG gcGGATCTGAACAGCACAATCCAGGATGGGCCAGGGACTTTCTATGGTGTCAGCAGTCAATACAGCAGCGCAGAGAACATGACCATCACAGTGTCCACCAAGGTGTGCTCCTTTGGGAAGCAGGTTGTGGAGAAGGTGgag ACAGAGTATGCACGGTTGGAGAACAGCCGCTTTGTCTACCGCATTCACCGCTCCCCCATGTGCGAATACATGATTAACTTCATccacaaactgaagcatctCCCGGAGAAGTACATGATGAACAGCGTCCTGGAGAATTTCACCATCCTGCAG GTTGTTACCAACAGGGATACCCAGGAAACCCTGCTCTGCATCGCCTTCGTGTTTGAGGTGTCCACCAGCGAGCACGGTGCCCAGCATCATGTCTACAAGTTGGTGAAGGACTAG
- the TEAD3 gene encoding transcriptional enhancer factor TEF-5 isoform X3: MARTGWTRAWTMTPRECGARTLSRASRRLWQSTPPAAGGRSSSRMKARCTVSSHLQVLARRKSREIQSKLKAMNLDQVSKDKALQSMASMSSAQIVSASVLQNKLSPPPPLPQAVFSAAPRFWSGPIPGQPGPSQDIKPFAQPAYPIQPPMPPSLASYEPLAPLPPAASAVPVWQDRTIASAKLRLLEYSAFMEVPRDAETYSKHLFVHIGQTNPSYSDPLLEAVDIRQIYDKFPEKKGGLKELYERGPQNSFFLVKFWADLNSTIQDGPGTFYGVSSQYSSAENMTITVSTKVCSFGKQVVEKVETEYARLENSRFVYRIHRSPMCEYMINFIHKLKHLPEKYMMNSVLENFTILQVVTNRDTQETLLCIAFVFEVSTSEHGAQHHVYKLVKD; this comes from the exons ATGGCCAGGACGGGATGGACAAGAGCCTGGACAATGACGCCGAGGGAGTGTGGAGCCCGGACATTGAGCAGAGCTTCCAGGAGGCTCTGGCAATCTACCCCCCCTGCGGCCGGCGGAAGATCATCCTCTCGGATGAAGGCAAGATGTACG GTCTCTAGCCACTTGCAGGTTCTTGCCCGACGGAAATCTCGGGAGATTCAGTCCAAGCTGAAG GCCATGAACTTG GACCAAGTCTCCAAAGACAAGGCTTTGCAGAGCATGGCGTCCATGTCTTCTGCTCAGATTGTGTCGGCCAGCGTCCTACAGAACAAGCTCagcccccctcctcctcttcctcaggcCGTCTTTTCTGCTGCCCCCAGG TTTTGGAGTGGGCCGATCCCAGGACAGCCTGGACCCTCTCAGGA cattaaaCCATTTGCACAACCAGCTTACCCCATCCAGCCACCCATGCCTCCATCACTAGCCA GTTATGAGCCCTTGGCCCCACTGCCACCAGCTGCCTCAGCCGTGCCGGTCTGGCAGGACCGCACCATCGCCTCTGCCAAGCTGCGGCTCCTCGAGTACTCTGCCTTCATGGAGGTGCCGCGGGATGCCGAAACG TATAGCAAACACCTCTTCGTGCACATCGGGCAGACGAATCCCTCGTACAGTGACCctctgctggaggctgtggacATCCGCCAGATCTATGACAAGTTCCCTGAGAAGAAGGGTGGCCTCAAGGAGCTCTATGAGCGTGGGCCCCAGAACTCCTTCTTCCTCGTCAAGTTTTGG gcGGATCTGAACAGCACAATCCAGGATGGGCCAGGGACTTTCTATGGTGTCAGCAGTCAATACAGCAGCGCAGAGAACATGACCATCACAGTGTCCACCAAGGTGTGCTCCTTTGGGAAGCAGGTTGTGGAGAAGGTGgag ACAGAGTATGCACGGTTGGAGAACAGCCGCTTTGTCTACCGCATTCACCGCTCCCCCATGTGCGAATACATGATTAACTTCATccacaaactgaagcatctCCCGGAGAAGTACATGATGAACAGCGTCCTGGAGAATTTCACCATCCTGCAG GTTGTTACCAACAGGGATACCCAGGAAACCCTGCTCTGCATCGCCTTCGTGTTTGAGGTGTCCACCAGCGAGCACGGTGCCCAGCATCATGTCTACAAGTTGGTGAAGGACTAG
- the TEAD3 gene encoding transcriptional enhancer factor TEF-5, with translation MDKSLDNDAEGVWSPDIEQSFQEALAIYPPCGRRKIILSDEGKMYGRNELIARYIKLRTGKTRTRKQVSSHLQVLARRKSREIQSKLKAMNLDQVSKDKALQSMASMSSAQIVSASVLQNKLSPPPPLPQAVFSAAPRFWSGPIPGQPGPSQDIKPFAQPAYPIQPPMPPSLASYEPLAPLPPAASAVPVWQDRTIASAKLRLLEYSAFMEVPRDAETYSKHLFVHIGQTNPSYSDPLLEAVDIRQIYDKFPEKKGGLKELYERGPQNSFFLVKFWADLNSTIQDGPGTFYGVSSQYSSAENMTITVSTKVCSFGKQVVEKVETEYARLENSRFVYRIHRSPMCEYMINFIHKLKHLPEKYMMNSVLENFTILQVVTNRDTQETLLCIAFVFEVSTSEHGAQHHVYKLVKD, from the exons ATGGACAAGAGCCTGGACAATGACGCCGAGGGAGTGTGGAGCCCGGACATTGAGCAGAGCTTCCAGGAGGCTCTGGCAATCTACCCCCCCTGCGGCCGGCGGAAGATCATCCTCTCGGATGAAGGCAAGATGTACG GTCGTAACGAACTGATTGCGCGCTACATCAAGCTGCGGACAGGGAAGACACGGACAAGGAAGCAG GTCTCTAGCCACTTGCAGGTTCTTGCCCGACGGAAATCTCGGGAGATTCAGTCCAAGCTGAAG GCCATGAACTTG GACCAAGTCTCCAAAGACAAGGCTTTGCAGAGCATGGCGTCCATGTCTTCTGCTCAGATTGTGTCGGCCAGCGTCCTACAGAACAAGCTCagcccccctcctcctcttcctcaggcCGTCTTTTCTGCTGCCCCCAGG TTTTGGAGTGGGCCGATCCCAGGACAGCCTGGACCCTCTCAGGA cattaaaCCATTTGCACAACCAGCTTACCCCATCCAGCCACCCATGCCTCCATCACTAGCCA GTTATGAGCCCTTGGCCCCACTGCCACCAGCTGCCTCAGCCGTGCCGGTCTGGCAGGACCGCACCATCGCCTCTGCCAAGCTGCGGCTCCTCGAGTACTCTGCCTTCATGGAGGTGCCGCGGGATGCCGAAACG TATAGCAAACACCTCTTCGTGCACATCGGGCAGACGAATCCCTCGTACAGTGACCctctgctggaggctgtggacATCCGCCAGATCTATGACAAGTTCCCTGAGAAGAAGGGTGGCCTCAAGGAGCTCTATGAGCGTGGGCCCCAGAACTCCTTCTTCCTCGTCAAGTTTTGG gcGGATCTGAACAGCACAATCCAGGATGGGCCAGGGACTTTCTATGGTGTCAGCAGTCAATACAGCAGCGCAGAGAACATGACCATCACAGTGTCCACCAAGGTGTGCTCCTTTGGGAAGCAGGTTGTGGAGAAGGTGgag ACAGAGTATGCACGGTTGGAGAACAGCCGCTTTGTCTACCGCATTCACCGCTCCCCCATGTGCGAATACATGATTAACTTCATccacaaactgaagcatctCCCGGAGAAGTACATGATGAACAGCGTCCTGGAGAATTTCACCATCCTGCAG GTTGTTACCAACAGGGATACCCAGGAAACCCTGCTCTGCATCGCCTTCGTGTTTGAGGTGTCCACCAGCGAGCACGGTGCCCAGCATCATGTCTACAAGTTGGTGAAGGACTAG
- the TEAD3 gene encoding transcriptional enhancer factor TEF-5 isoform X4, with protein MDKSLDNDAEGVWSPDIEQSFQEALAIYPPCGRRKIILSDEGKMYGRNELIARYIKLRTGKTRTRKQVSSHIQVLARKKVREYQVGIKVSSHLQVLARRKSREIQSKLKAMNLDQVSKDKALQSMASMSSAQIVSASVLQNKLSPPPPLPQAVFSAAPRFWSGPIPGQPGPSQDIKPFAQPAYPIQPPMPPSLASYEPLAPLPPAASAVPVWQDRTIASAKLRLLEYSAFMEVPRDAETYSKHLFVHIGQTNPSYSDPLLEAVDIRQIYDKFPEKKGGLKELYERGPQNSFFLVKFWADLNSTIQDGPGTFYGVSSQYSSAENMTITVSTKVCSFGKQVVEKVEVVTNRDTQETLLCIAFVFEVSTSEHGAQHHVYKLVKD; from the exons ATGGACAAGAGCCTGGACAATGACGCCGAGGGAGTGTGGAGCCCGGACATTGAGCAGAGCTTCCAGGAGGCTCTGGCAATCTACCCCCCCTGCGGCCGGCGGAAGATCATCCTCTCGGATGAAGGCAAGATGTACG GTCGTAACGAACTGATTGCGCGCTACATCAAGCTGCGGACAGGGAAGACACGGACAAGGAAGCAG GTGTCCAGCCACATCCAGGTTCTAGCTCGGAAGAAGGTGCGGGAGTACCAGGTTGGCATCAAG GTCTCTAGCCACTTGCAGGTTCTTGCCCGACGGAAATCTCGGGAGATTCAGTCCAAGCTGAAG GCCATGAACTTG GACCAAGTCTCCAAAGACAAGGCTTTGCAGAGCATGGCGTCCATGTCTTCTGCTCAGATTGTGTCGGCCAGCGTCCTACAGAACAAGCTCagcccccctcctcctcttcctcaggcCGTCTTTTCTGCTGCCCCCAGG TTTTGGAGTGGGCCGATCCCAGGACAGCCTGGACCCTCTCAGGA cattaaaCCATTTGCACAACCAGCTTACCCCATCCAGCCACCCATGCCTCCATCACTAGCCA GTTATGAGCCCTTGGCCCCACTGCCACCAGCTGCCTCAGCCGTGCCGGTCTGGCAGGACCGCACCATCGCCTCTGCCAAGCTGCGGCTCCTCGAGTACTCTGCCTTCATGGAGGTGCCGCGGGATGCCGAAACG TATAGCAAACACCTCTTCGTGCACATCGGGCAGACGAATCCCTCGTACAGTGACCctctgctggaggctgtggacATCCGCCAGATCTATGACAAGTTCCCTGAGAAGAAGGGTGGCCTCAAGGAGCTCTATGAGCGTGGGCCCCAGAACTCCTTCTTCCTCGTCAAGTTTTGG gcGGATCTGAACAGCACAATCCAGGATGGGCCAGGGACTTTCTATGGTGTCAGCAGTCAATACAGCAGCGCAGAGAACATGACCATCACAGTGTCCACCAAGGTGTGCTCCTTTGGGAAGCAGGTTGTGGAGAAGGTGgag GTTGTTACCAACAGGGATACCCAGGAAACCCTGCTCTGCATCGCCTTCGTGTTTGAGGTGTCCACCAGCGAGCACGGTGCCCAGCATCATGTCTACAAGTTGGTGAAGGACTAG